The following are encoded together in the Acetobacter vaccinii genome:
- a CDS encoding carboxylesterase/lipase family protein, which produces MSYSQCGRRVFLAGVAGAALIGVGAGKEAVRQTTAGLIRGKTTAEPGVTAWLGIPFAAPPVGALRWRPPQPPASWAGVRDATHFGASPCAPSMPGVNLDYSPDRMSEDCLTLNIWAPPDDGKPKPVMVWIFGGAFVMGSSANPRYDGAHLAAQGVVFVSINYRVGILGSYVHPELSRESPAGVSGNYGLMDQIAALQWVRDNIAAFGGNPDNVTIFGQSAGAFSVGFHLVMPQSRGLFHKGIAQSGAPMGRPSSSILLGRQADMQEAGLAFARRMGATSIADMRRMDAMHLVTTYGFNWLFYPNIDGWLIPEHPYDLMATGRCANVPVIAGHNHDEGRLFPPLGNGTMGGLHTALQENYGPLAPDILRILQQQNPDDLAAMGQEAFGDVVFNWNSVALFMAMARVSRSYAYRFDYAHASTRPDSFVKGEGLGAYHGAEIDFALRTCRFDVPERRAEQESLMQTMSGYWLNFARVGNPNGPGLPYWPQYQTGSGKVLRFAEGAPTLDNIAFHDRLVLLGRAMGNRVVEQG; this is translated from the coding sequence ATGTCTTATAGCCAGTGCGGGCGTCGTGTTTTCCTTGCAGGGGTGGCTGGGGCTGCTCTGATCGGGGTGGGTGCGGGTAAGGAGGCTGTGCGCCAGACAACAGCAGGTCTTATCAGGGGCAAGACCACCGCCGAACCTGGAGTGACAGCCTGGCTGGGTATTCCTTTTGCGGCCCCTCCTGTTGGTGCGTTGCGGTGGCGGCCCCCGCAGCCGCCTGCATCATGGGCGGGTGTGCGGGATGCCACCCATTTTGGGGCAAGCCCCTGTGCGCCATCCATGCCCGGTGTCAATCTGGATTACAGCCCGGACAGGATGAGCGAGGATTGCCTGACCCTGAACATCTGGGCACCGCCAGATGACGGTAAGCCAAAGCCAGTCATGGTCTGGATTTTTGGTGGCGCGTTTGTCATGGGTAGTAGTGCCAACCCGCGTTACGATGGAGCGCATCTGGCAGCCCAGGGCGTGGTGTTTGTGTCCATCAATTACCGTGTGGGTATTCTGGGCAGTTACGTGCACCCGGAACTGTCGCGGGAATCTCCGGCAGGGGTATCCGGCAATTATGGTCTGATGGACCAGATTGCGGCCTTGCAATGGGTGCGTGACAATATTGCAGCATTTGGGGGTAACCCCGATAATGTAACGATTTTTGGCCAGTCTGCCGGGGCGTTCAGCGTTGGTTTCCACCTTGTCATGCCGCAGTCCCGTGGCCTGTTTCACAAGGGTATTGCCCAAAGTGGTGCGCCTATGGGGCGACCGTCCTCTAGTATTCTGCTCGGGCGGCAGGCAGACATGCAGGAGGCTGGTCTAGCCTTTGCACGGCGCATGGGGGCAACCTCCATTGCTGACATGCGTCGTATGGATGCTATGCATCTTGTGACAACCTATGGCTTCAACTGGCTTTTTTATCCCAATATCGACGGATGGTTGATCCCGGAACATCCGTATGACCTGATGGCTACAGGCCGCTGTGCTAATGTGCCGGTAATTGCGGGCCATAATCATGACGAGGGGCGGCTCTTCCCCCCTCTGGGTAATGGCACCATGGGCGGACTGCACACGGCCTTGCAGGAAAACTACGGCCCGCTTGCTCCGGATATTTTGCGTATTCTGCAACAGCAGAACCCGGATGACCTCGCCGCTATGGGGCAGGAAGCATTTGGAGATGTTGTTTTCAACTGGAACAGCGTTGCCCTGTTTATGGCTATGGCCCGGGTGTCGCGCAGTTATGCGTATCGGTTTGATTACGCTCATGCGTCCACACGTCCCGATAGTTTTGTCAAAGGTGAGGGGCTGGGTGCTTACCATGGGGCGGAAATCGACTTTGCTTTGCGGACCTGTCGTTTTGACGTGCCAGAGCGCAGGGCGGAGCAGGAAAGTTTGATGCAGACAATGTCTGGCTACTGGCTCAATTTTGCACGTGTGGGCAATCCTAACGGACCAGGGTTGCCATACTGGCCGCAGTACCAGACAGGTTCAGGCAAGGTTTTGCGTTTTGCCGAGGGTGCTCCCACGCTGGACAATATCGCTTTTCACGATCGTCTGGTGCTGCTGGGGCGCGCTATGGGCAACCGAGTGGTGGAGCAGGGCTGA
- a CDS encoding MFS transporter — MKEPVFDTPLFDSRGSFFLLVFCYVAVVASMGVIGIFVSFLPRIAQDLAISKAQAGLALSLFSVPSALACLPIGRLIDRIGILLGMMLAGLLMGAGDVMLAVSNGRVELYLGMLLAGAGFGCLVVACPSALVSWLSGDIRTRALSFWSTYGPVGYAFGLLLSVPFASGSAWRHAFYSHAAVAVALTALSLFLPRKGASVELRSENVGLGLLFRDSSVIRLAAALALPNAVAYGVSVVTPSYLNRVYGMGLGLSNSGIAGAKIFAMMLGGVLTGYVLTKKFHFRVMYRILICLGATALLVLFFPKGSFGLALVGLIVWLLAFGGMAGAATAQLPFLVNRKEDIGSVSGLIGQVTSIVCLATPPVYFALAGWSQYWGLSCVVLCCAALAVPSGRTNPQV; from the coding sequence ATGAAAGAACCCGTTTTTGACACCCCGCTGTTTGACAGCCGAGGCTCCTTCTTCCTGCTGGTGTTCTGCTATGTTGCAGTTGTGGCATCCATGGGTGTTATTGGCATCTTTGTGTCATTTCTGCCCCGGATTGCGCAGGACCTGGCCATTTCCAAAGCGCAGGCCGGGTTGGCACTGTCGCTTTTTTCGGTGCCTTCGGCATTGGCCTGCCTGCCAATAGGGCGGTTGATTGACCGTATTGGCATCCTGTTGGGCATGATGCTGGCAGGTCTGTTGATGGGGGCTGGCGATGTCATGCTGGCTGTCTCCAACGGGCGGGTCGAGCTTTATCTGGGTATGCTGCTGGCCGGGGCCGGGTTTGGGTGTCTGGTTGTTGCCTGCCCCAGTGCTTTGGTGTCGTGGCTGAGTGGGGATATCAGAACACGCGCTCTTTCCTTCTGGTCTACCTATGGGCCTGTGGGGTATGCATTTGGTCTGCTGCTGTCGGTGCCGTTTGCCAGTGGGTCTGCCTGGCGGCATGCGTTTTACAGCCATGCGGCTGTTGCTGTCGCGTTGACGGCCTTGTCCCTTTTTCTGCCACGCAAAGGCGCGTCGGTGGAACTGCGTTCAGAGAACGTGGGCCTGGGCCTTTTGTTTCGGGATTCCTCAGTCATCAGGCTGGCGGCGGCGCTGGCGTTACCCAATGCGGTTGCGTATGGCGTCAGTGTTGTTACGCCCTCCTACCTCAACCGTGTGTATGGGATGGGGCTTGGGCTTTCCAACAGCGGGATTGCCGGGGCAAAAATCTTTGCCATGATGCTGGGTGGTGTTTTGACAGGTTATGTCCTGACAAAGAAGTTTCATTTCCGGGTGATGTATAGAATTCTGATCTGCCTTGGGGCTACGGCGTTGCTGGTCCTGTTTTTCCCCAAAGGGAGCTTTGGTCTGGCTCTGGTGGGGCTGATTGTATGGTTGCTGGCATTCGGCGGTATGGCGGGCGCTGCAACGGCACAGTTACCGTTCCTTGTGAACAGGAAGGAAGATATCGGCAGTGTCTCGGGCCTGATCGGGCAGGTGACTTCGATTGTCTGTCTGGCAACACCCCCTGTGTATTTTGCACTTGCAGGCTGGAGCCAATACTGGGGCTTGTCTTGTGTCGTACTGTGCTGTGCAGCACTGGCAGTGCCGTCAGGCCGGACTAACCCGCAGGTATAA
- a CDS encoding mandelate racemase/muconate lactonizing enzyme family protein: MLRRMRGDDVVKIISIEAYPFSLPTRRDFRWAGMLGQLGNFVVVRVETEGGVVGYGEATPLPDWGGDFGRHAGETIGTVITMIRTVFAPALIGTDVTAVTQAASIMDRVAVGNVYAKCALSIALYDAWGKSVGLPVYKLLGGAVRASVPVAHMVGLMPEKEALDEATLAVEDGVRALQIKGGVDAERDIRLVAALRTQFGEGIALRLDANQGYGHAKNAIAIVRRLVDAGVSLVEQPSEGVRYMADVTAASAVPIVADESCWDIHDAVDVLHARAADCISIYLAKAGGFSGACKVADLADAAMVRCDVNGSIESAIGTAANVHFALARPAVSLPAVITISAPAGRHPYRVAGHYYDDDILTEPMQVQDGAILPLDAPGLGISIDEDKLQAFRCDK; the protein is encoded by the coding sequence ATGCTCCGTCGCATGCGTGGAGACGATGTGGTGAAGATTATTTCTATTGAGGCCTATCCCTTTTCCCTTCCAACCCGGCGTGACTTCCGTTGGGCGGGCATGCTTGGTCAGCTTGGCAATTTTGTTGTTGTCCGGGTTGAAACCGAAGGGGGTGTTGTTGGCTATGGTGAGGCTACTCCCCTGCCGGACTGGGGGGGAGACTTCGGCCGCCACGCGGGGGAAACCATAGGCACGGTCATAACCATGATCCGCACCGTTTTTGCTCCGGCCCTGATCGGGACAGATGTCACGGCGGTGACACAGGCCGCCAGCATTATGGACCGGGTCGCGGTGGGGAATGTTTACGCCAAATGTGCGCTTAGCATTGCCCTGTATGATGCCTGGGGTAAAAGTGTTGGTCTGCCTGTATACAAGTTGCTGGGTGGTGCTGTGCGCGCCAGCGTGCCGGTTGCCCATATGGTTGGCCTCATGCCGGAAAAAGAGGCGCTGGATGAGGCCACCCTTGCTGTGGAAGACGGCGTGCGTGCCCTGCAAATCAAGGGTGGGGTGGATGCCGAGCGTGATATCCGCCTTGTTGCAGCCCTTCGCACGCAGTTTGGGGAAGGCATAGCCCTGCGGCTGGATGCCAACCAAGGCTATGGCCATGCCAAGAACGCCATAGCCATTGTGCGCCGTCTTGTTGATGCTGGTGTCAGCCTGGTTGAGCAGCCGTCCGAAGGTGTGCGGTATATGGCGGATGTGACAGCCGCCAGCGCAGTGCCGATTGTGGCGGATGAAAGCTGCTGGGATATTCACGATGCGGTGGATGTGCTGCATGCTCGGGCAGCAGACTGCATTTCCATCTATCTGGCCAAGGCTGGTGGTTTTTCCGGTGCTTGCAAAGTGGCGGATCTGGCTGACGCCGCTATGGTGCGGTGTGATGTGAATGGCTCTATTGAATCAGCCATTGGCACTGCGGCCAATGTGCATTTTGCACTGGCACGGCCAGCGGTGTCACTGCCTGCGGTCATTACAATCAGCGCCCCGGCAGGTAGGCACCCTTATCGTGTCGCCGGGCATTATTATGATGATGATATTCTGACAGAACCTATGCAGGTTCAGGACGGTGCCATTCTGCCACTTGATGCACCGGGCCTTGGTATCAGCATTGATGAAGACAAGCTCCAGGCTTTCCGGTGTGACAAGTGA
- a CDS encoding hydantoinase/oxoprolinase family protein, which translates to MQTIDYRIAADIGGTFTDVACLSSEGMLITAKVPSTPHDYAEGILVGIRQIADQLGMAAGSFGQLLHASTIATNAILESKGAKTGLVTTEGFRDVLELRRIRVPRLYEPLYEKPQPLVPRRHRHEVSERLDARGAVVQPLDEAGARAVGRALAQAGVEAVAICFLHSYVNPEHERRVAQILREELPEDCFICASCDVLPEMREYERTSTTVVNAYVGPVVRTYLEKLVQRLEAAGFDGNVLMMQSSGGLLDVAQVQERPATVVESGPAAGVVGAARLGMAAGYGDIITFDMGGTTAKASLIQDGRVTATDDYEVGGGISMSSALAKGGGYALRLPIIDVSEVGAGGGSVVRIDAGGVLKIGPESMGAVPGPACYDKGGKQATVTDANVALGYLNPVALAAGTVPVNADLAKEAIRQAVCEPAGIDLLEAAYGIHRVANATMMRAVKAVSTYRGRNPRDFTLLAFGGNGGMHAAALARELTIGRVIVPPGAGVFSAVGLLVADYEMGRSVSLPLLLSDDQASVLETAFCDLEASVLSDMACDQSPVLSRFVQLRYKGQGSELGVAVPPGAVVAQTMQQLVQGFEAEHKRSYGYLNDNGLIELVTIRVVASLPPARAPRVSRVAGLGEGGEETTRNAYFGAASGLLETPVITRMMLTDTPRQGPLIVEEYEGTTVVPPDCQAWRDTHNNIVIQLGTEEPHDGRV; encoded by the coding sequence ATGCAGACAATAGATTATCGTATCGCTGCTGATATTGGCGGCACATTTACCGACGTGGCCTGTCTGTCCTCGGAAGGGATGCTGATTACGGCCAAAGTGCCCTCCACTCCGCATGATTATGCCGAGGGTATTCTTGTCGGGATCAGGCAGATTGCAGACCAGTTGGGCATGGCAGCAGGCAGCTTTGGGCAGCTTTTGCATGCCTCAACCATTGCGACCAATGCCATTTTGGAATCCAAGGGAGCCAAGACAGGTCTTGTTACGACCGAGGGCTTTCGTGATGTGCTGGAACTGCGGCGTATCCGTGTGCCCCGCCTGTATGAGCCTTTGTACGAAAAACCACAGCCTCTGGTGCCTCGTCGTCACCGGCATGAGGTCAGCGAGCGGCTGGATGCGCGCGGTGCAGTGGTTCAGCCATTGGACGAGGCAGGTGCAAGGGCGGTAGGCCGCGCCTTGGCGCAGGCGGGGGTAGAGGCTGTGGCCATCTGCTTCCTGCATAGCTACGTCAATCCAGAGCATGAACGCAGAGTGGCTCAGATTTTGCGGGAGGAACTGCCAGAGGACTGTTTTATCTGCGCCAGTTGCGATGTGCTGCCTGAAATGCGGGAATACGAGCGTACCAGCACAACAGTGGTGAATGCCTATGTCGGCCCGGTTGTGCGCACCTATCTGGAAAAACTGGTGCAAAGGCTGGAAGCTGCGGGTTTTGACGGCAATGTGTTGATGATGCAGTCCAGCGGTGGTCTGCTGGATGTCGCACAGGTGCAGGAACGCCCAGCAACCGTGGTGGAAAGTGGCCCAGCCGCTGGTGTCGTTGGCGCTGCACGCCTTGGCATGGCCGCAGGGTATGGGGATATCATAACCTTCGATATGGGGGGCACGACCGCCAAAGCCTCGCTGATTCAGGACGGGCGCGTAACCGCCACGGATGACTACGAAGTTGGGGGCGGTATTTCCATGTCCAGCGCGCTGGCCAAAGGAGGGGGATACGCCCTGCGCCTGCCGATTATTGACGTGTCGGAAGTCGGCGCGGGTGGCGGGAGTGTTGTCCGTATTGATGCCGGGGGAGTGCTCAAGATCGGGCCGGAAAGCATGGGGGCCGTACCTGGGCCTGCCTGCTACGACAAAGGCGGCAAGCAGGCTACTGTGACTGATGCCAATGTGGCGTTGGGCTATCTGAACCCGGTTGCTCTGGCGGCAGGCACAGTGCCTGTCAACGCAGATCTGGCGAAAGAGGCCATCCGGCAGGCTGTGTGTGAACCCGCCGGGATAGACCTGCTGGAGGCTGCGTATGGCATCCACCGGGTTGCTAATGCCACCATGATGCGCGCAGTCAAGGCGGTTTCCACCTACCGAGGGCGCAACCCGCGGGACTTTACCTTGCTGGCGTTTGGCGGCAATGGCGGCATGCATGCCGCGGCCCTTGCGCGTGAACTGACGATAGGCCGTGTGATTGTGCCGCCGGGGGCGGGTGTGTTCAGCGCTGTCGGGTTGCTGGTGGCTGACTACGAGATGGGCCGGTCGGTGTCCTTACCTTTGCTGCTGAGCGATGATCAGGCCAGTGTGCTGGAAACAGCCTTTTGTGATCTTGAAGCATCTGTTCTGTCTGATATGGCGTGTGATCAGTCTCCAGTCTTATCCCGCTTTGTACAACTGCGTTACAAAGGGCAGGGGTCGGAACTGGGCGTTGCCGTGCCACCGGGGGCCGTTGTGGCACAAACCATGCAGCAACTGGTGCAGGGTTTTGAGGCTGAACATAAACGGAGCTATGGCTACCTTAACGACAATGGCCTGATAGAACTGGTGACTATCCGTGTTGTGGCATCCTTGCCGCCTGCGCGCGCACCTAGGGTAAGCCGGGTTGCAGGCTTGGGAGAGGGTGGGGAGGAAACAACCCGCAACGCCTATTTTGGTGCGGCATCGGGGCTTTTGGAAACACCGGTCATAACCCGCATGATGTTGACGGACACCCCCCGCCAAGGACCGCTGATTGTGGAGGAATATGAAGGCACGACCGTTGTTCCGCCTGACTGTCAGGCGTGGCGGGACACCCACAACAATATCGTGATTCAGCTTGGGACAGAGGAGCCGCATGATGGCCGAGTATGA
- a CDS encoding hydantoinase B/oxoprolinase family protein has translation MMAEYDLALLEIIKNGFEAVADEMAIILMRTAHSPIVRDAMDFSTALCDPYGQNIAQGLTTPMHLGSFYDAMQHLIGQYVGDIDDGDVFIGNDPYIASGQHLPDIYVIKPIFHASVLCGWAATIAHHVDVGGLVPGSNSLSSTSIHQEGLRLPFLKLLRRGVVDTAIQAIIAANVRTPDLVLGDITAQCAAVQAGDRGLHDMLHRYGAARLASYTTALHDYAEKLSRTAISNIADGVYMFEDHIDGLGDTGAPIVFRLRLEVAGDEVTADWTGTSAQVAGGINAPLSFCKSNVYAALRSVMGGDVPNCHGYTRPIHVVAPEGTVLNCTYPAACGGRGITGYRIVDCVFGALAACLPDNVAADGAGGSTLPSFSGRQQGKTFVFSECVMGVWGATSRHDGQEGVPHMASNQANVPVEVIEADYPIRVERYGIAPDTAGPGRNRGGFGIVRDYRILQDGVYFGVRSDKVRFPPHGLAGGRAGAPASNILLIEGQTQTLPAMPLDPIMLNTGDVYRHVMAGGGGYGNPYEREPERVLEDVLDGRITVAHAQEAYGVILTPDRAVDVAATQARRATVTEKTDADSH, from the coding sequence ATGATGGCCGAGTATGATCTGGCGCTGCTGGAAATCATCAAGAACGGGTTTGAGGCCGTCGCTGATGAAATGGCAATTATCCTTATGCGGACAGCCCATTCCCCGATTGTTCGTGATGCTATGGATTTTTCCACGGCCCTGTGTGACCCGTACGGCCAGAATATTGCCCAGGGCCTGACAACGCCCATGCACCTTGGCAGTTTTTATGATGCCATGCAGCACCTGATCGGGCAGTATGTGGGCGACATTGATGACGGTGATGTTTTTATTGGCAATGACCCGTACATTGCCTCTGGTCAGCATCTGCCGGATATTTATGTCATCAAGCCGATTTTTCACGCGTCGGTTCTGTGCGGCTGGGCTGCGACCATTGCCCATCATGTTGATGTAGGGGGGCTGGTGCCGGGCAGTAATTCGCTCAGCTCCACCAGTATTCATCAGGAAGGGTTGCGTCTGCCATTCCTCAAACTGTTGCGTCGGGGCGTGGTGGATACCGCCATTCAGGCTATCATAGCGGCCAATGTACGCACGCCAGACCTGGTGCTGGGGGATATTACGGCCCAGTGCGCTGCCGTACAGGCAGGTGACAGGGGCTTGCATGATATGCTGCACCGCTATGGGGCTGCACGTCTGGCCAGCTATACGACCGCCCTGCATGACTATGCGGAAAAACTCTCCCGCACTGCGATCAGCAACATTGCTGATGGTGTTTATATGTTTGAAGACCATATTGATGGGCTGGGCGATACCGGTGCGCCAATTGTCTTCCGCCTCCGGCTTGAGGTGGCGGGCGATGAAGTGACAGCAGACTGGACTGGCACATCCGCTCAGGTGGCTGGGGGGATTAATGCCCCGTTGTCCTTTTGCAAATCCAATGTGTATGCGGCTCTGCGTTCGGTCATGGGGGGGGATGTTCCCAACTGTCATGGCTATACGCGCCCCATTCATGTCGTGGCACCAGAAGGCACTGTGTTGAACTGCACCTACCCGGCAGCCTGTGGTGGGCGTGGTATAACCGGCTACCGGATTGTGGATTGTGTATTTGGGGCCTTGGCGGCCTGCCTGCCGGATAATGTGGCAGCGGATGGGGCAGGGGGTTCCACACTCCCCAGCTTCAGCGGGCGGCAGCAGGGCAAGACCTTTGTGTTCTCAGAATGTGTGATGGGTGTCTGGGGTGCAACCAGTAGGCATGACGGGCAGGAAGGGGTGCCCCATATGGCATCCAATCAGGCCAATGTGCCGGTGGAGGTGATTGAGGCTGACTATCCTATCCGGGTTGAGCGTTATGGCATTGCCCCCGATACGGCGGGGCCGGGCCGCAACCGTGGCGGGTTTGGCATTGTCCGCGATTACCGCATTTTGCAGGACGGCGTGTATTTTGGTGTGCGTTCCGACAAGGTGCGCTTTCCCCCGCATGGTCTGGCTGGGGGTAGGGCAGGGGCTCCTGCCTCCAACATTCTGCTGATAGAGGGGCAGACCCAGACTTTGCCCGCCATGCCGCTTGACCCGATCATGCTCAACACCGGTGATGTGTACCGTCATGTCATGGCGGGCGGTGGGGGCTACGGCAACCCTTATGAGCGTGAGCCGGAACGTGTGCTGGAAGATGTGCTGGATGGCAGAATTACAGTCGCGCACGCGCAGGAAGCCTATGGCGTTATTCTGACGCCGGATCGGGCGGTGGATGTTGCAGCCACTCAGGCCCGTAGGGCCACAGTTACGGAGAAAACCGATGCAGATAGCCACTGA
- a CDS encoding cytochrome P450: MQIATDRRVVSDIDPFSESFRADPYSHYAQLRALGPIVWLEKYGIWVVQHHAQVKAVLTDWKRFSNAGGGGLTNYFKEPNWRKPSIILEVDPPEHDRTRKVLMRLFTPGALQKMRNEFTHVAEALVSAAIAQGQVDGVADLVQPFPMKVFPDAVGMPPLDRDMMLVYGGMVFGAFGPRTPWYDQLLSRADEVSAWIDAHCERSALTEDGLGAAIYAAADGGEITHDEAKLLVRSFLSAGVDTTIDSIGLCLRALAEHPEQWAHLRDDPSLARAAFEEATRYDSSSQSLFRTTTDAFEFEGQMLGKHEKVLVLIGSAGRDPLVWDEPERFDIRRRITQQVGYGAGVHGCVAQMMARLEGEVFFRALATQVDRLDVTGPSTLRLHPGLRGLVTLPLALTGKN, from the coding sequence ATGCAGATAGCCACTGACCGCCGCGTTGTTTCGGACATCGACCCGTTTTCAGAAAGCTTTCGGGCGGACCCGTACAGCCATTATGCCCAGTTGCGTGCTTTGGGGCCGATTGTCTGGCTTGAAAAATACGGGATATGGGTTGTCCAGCATCATGCTCAGGTCAAAGCGGTACTGACGGACTGGAAGCGTTTTAGCAATGCAGGTGGTGGTGGTCTGACCAATTATTTCAAGGAACCCAACTGGCGCAAACCCAGCATTATCCTTGAGGTTGACCCCCCTGAGCATGACCGCACGCGCAAGGTGCTGATGCGCCTGTTTACGCCCGGTGCTTTGCAGAAAATGCGTAACGAGTTCACGCATGTTGCCGAGGCGCTAGTATCGGCAGCCATTGCCCAGGGGCAGGTGGATGGCGTGGCTGATCTGGTGCAGCCATTCCCCATGAAAGTGTTCCCCGATGCTGTGGGCATGCCACCACTCGACCGGGATATGATGCTGGTTTACGGCGGTATGGTTTTTGGTGCGTTTGGCCCGCGCACACCCTGGTATGACCAGCTCCTGTCCCGGGCGGACGAGGTCAGTGCGTGGATCGACGCCCATTGTGAACGCTCGGCCCTGACAGAGGACGGGCTGGGGGCCGCTATTTATGCAGCCGCTGACGGTGGTGAAATTACGCATGACGAAGCCAAGCTGCTGGTGCGTTCCTTCCTGTCGGCAGGGGTGGATACAACGATTGATTCCATCGGCCTGTGCCTGCGTGCCTTGGCGGAGCACCCGGAGCAATGGGCACACCTGCGTGATGATCCCTCCCTTGCCCGCGCGGCTTTTGAGGAGGCCACGCGGTATGACAGTTCCTCACAAAGTCTGTTCCGCACCACGACGGATGCGTTCGAGTTTGAGGGCCAGATGCTGGGCAAGCATGAAAAGGTGCTTGTACTCATAGGCTCCGCAGGGCGCGACCCGTTGGTGTGGGACGAGCCGGAACGCTTTGACATCCGCCGCCGCATTACCCAGCAGGTCGGTTATGGCGCAGGGGTGCATGGCTGCGTGGCCCAGATGATGGCGCGGCTGGAAGGGGAGGTCTTCTTCCGTGCGCTGGCGACCCAGGTGGACAGGCTGGACGTGACCGGCCCGTCCACGCTGCGGCTGCACCCCGGTTTGCGGGGGCTGGTTACTCTACCGTTGGCCCTGACAGGCAAGAATTAG
- a CDS encoding SDR family NAD(P)-dependent oxidoreductase, whose product MATVIVAGGTTGIGRACVGLFRARGDNVVLIDHRPEAQSVADSEGKGACVFLQRDLADPAVPQEAVDLAVSRFGGVDTLLVTAALMLSSALADWTNEMWDRTVALNLKMPFFFAQAAAPYLKASANPSIVFTSSTGAIKGHAGMSAYQATKAALPGLARSLTAELGPAGVRINCVLPGWIETPFNDPFWSYQQDPAERRALIDAEIPLRRHGTPDEVAALVLLLTSDAGRYIAGTSLVVDGGYTAV is encoded by the coding sequence ATGGCAACAGTTATTGTCGCAGGGGGCACAACAGGCATAGGCCGGGCGTGCGTCGGCTTGTTTCGGGCACGGGGTGATAATGTCGTGCTGATCGACCACAGGCCGGAGGCCCAGAGCGTGGCGGACAGTGAGGGCAAGGGAGCTTGCGTGTTCCTTCAGCGCGATCTGGCCGACCCCGCAGTGCCGCAGGAGGCCGTGGATCTGGCAGTCTCCCGCTTTGGGGGTGTGGATACGCTGCTGGTCACGGCGGCTCTCATGCTGTCCTCAGCCCTGGCGGACTGGACGAACGAGATGTGGGACCGCACGGTGGCCCTTAACCTTAAGATGCCGTTTTTCTTTGCTCAGGCAGCCGCCCCCTATCTCAAGGCATCTGCTAACCCAAGCATTGTGTTTACATCGTCCACAGGTGCCATCAAAGGTCATGCGGGCATGTCGGCCTATCAGGCCACCAAGGCCGCTCTGCCGGGGCTTGCACGCAGCCTGACTGCCGAACTCGGCCCAGCGGGGGTGCGGATCAACTGTGTGCTGCCGGGGTGGATTGAAACACCTTTCAACGACCCGTTCTGGTCCTATCAGCAGGACCCGGCCGAACGGCGGGCTTTGATTGATGCCGAAATTCCCCTGCGTCGTCATGGCACGCCAGATGAGGTGGCGGCTCTGGTCCTGCTGCTGACATCGGATGCAGGGCGCTATATCGCAGGCACGTCGCTTGTGGTTGATGGTGGTTATACGGCGGTGTGA